A window of Chthoniobacterales bacterium genomic DNA:
TTGCAGGGCCTGCTTGCCGACCTCAAAGCGAAAGTCAACCAGCTGCCTGTCGAGCAGTTGACGAAAGAGGGACAGCAGATGATGGGCAGCCTCACCAAACTGGCTGGCGACATGGACAGGGTGGCCGCGGCGCTGCAGACAAGTCCGCTGCTCAATGCCGATGCGGTGGGAAGTATCATCAGCGATTTCCAGGCCACGGCGGAAAATTTCCGCGTCCTGAGCGAGAACATCCGCGAGTATCCGTCGCAACTCCTGCTCGGCGAGCCGCCCAAGCGCTCGCCTTTCGATCCGGCCGGCCGCAAACAGCGAAGATGAGGGTGTTCCGCGCCAATTGTGTCCTTCCGGCCTTCCTGCTCGCCGGAACGCTGCTCTGCGGCTGCAGCCTGCGCCAGCCGGCGGTGCTGACCGACAATTTCGCTTTCGACATTCCCGCGCCGGCGCCCGGCATGCGCGGCGGGCGGACGATTTCCGTGCTGCCTTTCTCGGCCGCTCCGCAGGCGGCGGGCCAGATGTTTCTCTACCGGGCGGACGAATCCCGCTACGAGCGCGACTATTACAACCGCTTTCTGGCGCCGCCCGCGCAGATGCTGGGAGGTCAACTCCGCAAGTGGCTGATGCTTTCGCGGGCCGGTGAGGTGCTGCAGCCGGGCGGACCGCTTGCGGCGGACCTCGTCGTGCAGCCCCGGCTCGTGTCCCTCTACGCGGATTACCGGGACACTTCGAAGCCGCGCGCCGTTGTCGCGGTGGTCATGGTGCTCGTGGATCGCGGGTCCGACGGCGACAGGCAACTCTTCGAAAACATTTACCGTCGCGAAATTCCCATGCGCGAGGTGTCCCCCGCGGCGGCGGCCGAGGGATGGAGCAAGGGCTTTGCGGAAATTTTCGCGCAGTTCACGCGCGATCTGCGGGCAGCCGGCTGACGCAAGTGTCGGCCTGGCCGCATCGCCGTCACAGATCGATTTCCGTGCCGATGTAAACGATGTTCTGCGTGTAATCCTGCTGCTGCGCCGTGTTACCCGACATCAGCGTGGTGAAAGTGTAACCGGCGAGCACGGACCAGATGCGGTTGATCTGGTAGCTCGCATTGACACCGGTGTTGAAGATGTCGTTGCTGAAGCTGGGCGACTGGTTGTTTATCTCGCCCGGCTGGTTGTAGTAGTTGTTCTGGTAATTGAAGAACGCATTCGCCGCGATGCGGGCGGTGAACTGGTGGGCTAGGTTCAGTCCGAGAAGAACCTGCTGCCCCTGGTTGTAGTTGGTGAGCCCCGATGCCGAGGTTCCATAGCGCGCCTGCAGGCCGACGACGGTGTCCGGACCGGGGGCATAGTTGAGATTCAGCTGGCCGAACGGACCGATGTAGCCGTTCGAACCGCCGTAGGGGTTCTGATTGACGCGTTGCTCGGCGCCGGCGCGGAACGAAGCGGACGAGCGGGGATTGAGCGTATAATCCGCCCCAAGAAGCGCGTAGTTGCCCCAGCTGTTGAGGTCAGAGTCATAAAAATAGTTCCGCGTGTTGAAGCGGTATTCCGCAACGAGGGCGGTCGTGGGTTTCCAGAGGAAAAGGAATTGCTGGCTGATCGTCTGCTCGAAGCGGCTCAAGTCCGAGTTGTTGGGCGCATCGATGTAATAGAAAAGCAGGGGGTTGTAAGTCGTCTCGGTCGCGAACTTGGGCTTCCACAGATACTTGGCCCCGATCTGCGTGTCGCTGATGATATACATGTTCTCGTATGAGTTCGGCGCGCCCGAGACGGTGAAATTCGGCTGCGAGAGGAGGGAGGTGACGGTCGAGAACGAGAGGTCGAGCCGCGGGGTGGCGGCGTAATTGGCGCCGAGCACGAAATTGATCGTGGGGAACAGGCCGTCGTTGGCGAGTTCCCCGTTGTTGTAATAGAAGGCCAGCGCGGCGGAGAGGCTGGTGTTGAGTTGCAGTCGCGAACTGCCGAAATCGTAGCCGATGCCGGCGGAAACCAGCGTATACATGCTCTGCACGCCGCCGTCCTGCCTGGTATTCACGTTGCTGTTGTAGCCTTCGTTGATCGCGAAGCTGTAGCGGAACGGACTGCGTTGGAAGATGCCCTCGCCGATGTCCGGACTGTTGCTGCCGGTGGTCGCGCTTGCACCGCCGGAGACGGCGCTCTGCGGAGGTTGCGGGGTTAGTAGATTGCCGTCGCGGTGTCGGCGCGGTGGAGGAGGCGCGTCAAGCGGCGCGGGAACGTTTTCCGTGGAGACTTGCGTGGACTCCGCTTGCTCGGTGACAAGTTGGTTGGATTGCGCGTCGCGGACGGGGTAGGTGAAACGGAAACCCGCGGAGCCGTTTTCGCCGCCTGCAACCGGTTGCTCGAAGGACTCAACGGCGGGCGGACCGGGCTCGTTTTGCGACGGTGCCTGTTCTTGCGCCTGCACAGTGATGCCGCCGGCGATAAAAAGAAGCGCGACAGCGCAGCGTCGTTTGAATCGGGCGGGCAACATGGGCAAAGGTAATGGGGCGAGCATGGATTATCGGAGGAGATGGCCTTCCTTACCATCACAAACTTGCGCTGGATGCCCGTATGTGGTCGCGCGCGTCCGCGATGCTTTTTCCCATTGCAAGTTGTTGATCGGAAACGGGTAGCAAATGCCGCCGCTTCATGCTCTTCGCATCACGGTGTCGCGTGCAAAGGGGCTGCCCGTTTCCGGATAGTCGAGAGTGTAGTGCAGTCCGCGGCTCTCTTTGCGGCTCAGGGCGCAATCAACGATGAGGGCGGCGACAGTCACCAGATTGCGCAACTCCAGCAAGTCGGTCGTGACTTTGAAGTTCCAGTAAAACTCCTGGACCTCCTTCTGCAGGTTGCGCAGGCGCGTGGCGGCGCGTTGCAGGCGTTTATCGGTGCGGACGATGCCGACATAGTCCCACATGAGCCGGCGGATCTCGTCCCAGTTGTGGTAGATGACAACGAGTTCGTCCACGTCGGTGACGCTGCCGGGGCGCCACTCGGGCAGTTGTATGTCATCGGCCGGTTTGTGGTTTTTCGTCGCCTTGAGAACGGCGCGGTTGGCGAAAACCAGCGCCTCCAAGAGCGAGTTGCTCGCCAGACGGTTCGCTCCGTGCAGCCCGGTGCAGGCAACTTCGCCGACCGCGAAGAGTCCGCGCAACGTCGTTTCGCCGTGCTCGTTGGTCTTCACGCCGCCGCACTGGTAGTGCGCAGCCGGAACAACCGGTATCGGTTGCTTGGCGATGTCGATCCCGAGACCGGCGCAGGTTTCGTAGATTTTCGGAAAACGCGCCTGCAGGAACTCGCGCGGTTTGTGCGTGATGTCGAGAAAGACGCACTTGGCGCCGGTCTTTTTCATCTCCGCGTCGATGGCGCGGGCCACGATGTCGCGCGGGGCGAGCGACTTCAAGGCGTGGTAGCGGTCCATGAACGGCTCACCCTTTTCGTCCACCAGCACCCCGCCCTCGCCGCGCACGGCTTCGCTGATGAGGAACGATTTGGCCTCGGGGTGAAAAAGGCAGGTCGGGTGGAACTGCACGAATTCCATGTTGCTCACGGCCGCACCCGCGCGCCATGCCATGGCCACGCCGTCGCCCGAGGCGATATCCGGATTCGTCGTGTATAAATACACTTTTCCGCAGCCGCCCGTGGCCAGGATGATCCGGTCGCTGCGCAGGGTGAGGACTTCCCCGGATTTCTCGTCGAGCACATAGACGCCGACCACGCGGTCCTCGATGGCGTAGCCGAGTTTTCCCGTGGTGATGAGATCGATCGCCATGTGGTCCTCCATCACGCGGATCGAAGGGTGCTTGTCCACCGCCGCAAGCAGGGTGTTTTCGATTTCCAACCCGGTGAAGTCCTGCGCGTGCAGGACGCGTCGCTTCGAATGGCCGCCTTCGCGCCCGAGATCCAGCTCGGTAATTCCGTCCGGCCGCTCGCGCAAATCGAAAGACATCCCGAGTTCGATGAGTTCCTTGATGCGATCGGGTCCTTCACGGACGACTGTCTCCACAATGTCCCGGTGGCAAAGACCGGCCCCTGCGTCCAAGGTGTCCTTGATGTGCAGCTCGAACGAGTCTTCGGGGCTGGTCACACAGGCTACACCGCCTTGAGCCCATGCGGTGTTGGTCGCGGCCTTGGAGCGCTTGGTCACGAGCGCGACAGTGCCCGATCCGGCTGCCTTGAGGGCATACGTCAGCCCGGCGATGCCGGAACCGATGACGATATGGTCAAATTTTTCCATGCGACGGCGCCAGGCGCACGTTGTCGATGAGGCGTGTTTCTCCGATTTTGACCGCCGCCGCAAGCACAGCCGGACGGTCGAGCGTGCCGACGGGCTCGAGCGTCCCGGCATCGACGACTTCGACATATTGCGGCCTGCTGCCTGTCCCGTCCTCTATGAGACGCGCTGCGGTGGCGAGGATTTCCGACGGCCGCCGCTCCTTGGCCGCCTGCTGCAGTGCCGCCGGGAAACGACTCGCCCGTTCGCGTTGGTCGGGCGCGAGGTAACGGTTGCGCGAGCTGAGCGCGAGTCCGTCCGCTTCGCGCACGGTCGGGTGGGCGATGATTTCGATGCCGAAAAACAAATCGCGCACCATGCGGCGGATAATCGCGAGCTGCTGGTAGTCTTTTTCGCCGAAGATGGCTGCATCCGGGCGCAGGATGTTGAAAAGTTTCGCCACCACGGTGCAGACGCCGCGGAAGTGGCCCGGACGCGCGGAACCGCAGAGTCCGCGGGAAAGCGCGGTCTCGTCCACGAAGGTCGAATCGCCCGGCGGATACATCTCCTCCGCGGATGGCGCGAACACCGCATCGGCGCCGTGTCCTTGGCACAACCGTAGGTCTTCCCCGGGCGTGCGCGGATATTTCGAGAAATCCTCCGCGGGCCCGAACTGTGTCGGGTTGACGAAAATGCTCACCACCACCGTGCCCGAGGCGCCGGCGTGCCGGCGTGCGGCATCGACCAGCGCCGCGTGCCCTGCGTGCAGCGCACCCATGGTGGGCACAAGAACGACCGGTGGACGACAGGTGCGGCGGAATTCCACCGTCTCCGCGATCGTGCCGAGGGTGCGCATGAAAAATGCGCCGTCCGGTCAGTTGCCGGAAGGCGCGGCGGAAGCTTCGGGGGTCGATTGCGTCGCGGCAGGCGAGGTGCCCGCTTCGGGCGCGGCGGTCGAAGCCGCCGGGACGGCGGTTGGTGACGGCGCGGCAGCGGCCGGAGTGGCGGAGGCCTGCGGCACGGGCTGGCTGAGAAGCTCCTTCTGGATGATCGTCTCGCCGGTGCCGCGTTTGGCGTAAAGTATCGCCAGCAAGAGGGTGAGGACGAAAAACACCACGCCGAGCCACACGGTGAACTTCTGAAGGACGTGCGTTGTCTGCGCGCCGAAAATGTTTTCGGTCATGCCTCCACCGAAAGCCGCTCCGAGGCCCTCGTTTTTGGGCCGTTGCATCAGCACGATGCCGACCATGAGCATGCAGACAAGCACATGGAAGGCGATGAGGACGTTGATCAAAATCGACATGAACCCCGCATACTGGCAGCCCGCACGCTGCTTGTAAAGTTCGTGCCGGCGCCCGGGGCGCACGTGCGCGGCTGACCTGCGCGGAACGCGCGCCGACTTGCCGCAATGGTTCCGACGTTCGGTTTCCGCGTTGATATTTCTCCGCGGAAACCCCTAACTCTGGAGCTGTGAACGTCAGCGATCTCAGGGAAATTTTGCAATATGTTCCGCGCTTCCGCGAAAAGATCTTCGTGGTGTCCGTGGACGGGGAAGTTGCGGCTTCGCCGAACTTCGCCAATATCCTTCTCGATCTCGCGGTGCTCCGGTCGCTGAGCATCCGCGTCGTGTTGGTGCATGGCGCCAGTCACCAGATCCAAGAGGCTTCGAAAAAAGCGGGCTTCGCACCGAGCAATACCGACGGCACGGGGATCACGGACGAGGCGACTTTGGATGTCAGCATCGACGCCGCCATGCGGTTGACCCACGAGATTCTCGAAGGGCTGGCCTCGGTGGACCTTCGGGCTGCTTACGCCAACGCTGTCATCGCCCACCCGGCGGGAATTCTGGGCGGCATTGACCAAGGTTTCACCGGACGCATCGAACGGGTCGATGTGAAGTGCCTCCACATGCTGCTCAACGAGGGGATCATCCCCGTGATGCCCCCGCTCGGGTTCGACGGCGAGGGCCACACTTACCGCGTCAATTCCGACCACGCCGCCTCCGAATTGGCCGAAGCATTGCAGGCCGCCAAGATCATTTATTTGTCCGCGGACGCCAAGTCGCCCGCAGGCAGAGCCCTGCCGCGGCAGCTCAGCATTGCCGAGGCGGAGGAACTTTCCAAAAAACGCAAGGCCGGCGAGGCGGCGAACCTTTATTCGAAGATCGACTATGGCGCGAAGGCCTGCCGTCAGGGCGTGCCTCGCGTGCACATCCTCGACGGCCATGCCAACGAGGCCTTGCTCGACGAGGTCTTCAGCAACGAGGGGATCGGCACCATGATCTACTCGAACGAATACCAGCAGATCCGGAAAATTTTCAAAAAGGACGTCCGGGCGATCATGGCGCTCATCCGGCAATCGATGGCCAACGAGGAACTCGTGCGGCGGACGCGGACGGAAATCCTCGAGCAGATGCAGGATTACTGGGTGCTGGAGATCGACGGCAAGCTGATGGGGTGCGTCGCGTTGCATGTTTATCCCGAGGAGGGGTGCGGCGAGCTGGCTTGCCTCTACGTGCTGAAGGACCACGAAAACGAGGGGCACGGACGCAAGCTCATGGCTTTCACGGAAAATCTCGCGAGGGAAAAAAGCCTCAAGAGGCTCTTCGCGTTGAGCACGCAGGCTTACAAATACCTGCAGATCAAAGGCGGCTTCCAGGAGGCGTCGCCTGACGATCTTCCCGCCGCGCGGAAGAAAAAATATGACACCGCCGGCCGGCAATCGAAGGTGCTGGTCAAGGATCTCGGCTGATCGCGGCGTTGCATTTTATGACTTCGAACCGCGGCGTGCGCCGGCGCACGGACTGCAGCGGCGCTTCCGCCGGGGATGCGCGGTCAAGTGCATTTCCAAAAAATTTTCCGAAGCTCGCAAAATTCTTGAGCGCGATTTTCTGCGCCGATACGCTCGCGCTCGTGTCGCCGCAAGAGATCCAGACCCGTTGTGAACAACTTGTGAGCAAATTCGGGTCTGTTTTTCCCCCACGGCGCGCTTTTGGGTGCGGTCGCTTTTTTGCCGTCCTCCCCGCTCGCGCGGACTGCTTGCTGTTTGCTCGCGGCGCCGCCTCCAGAGTTTTGCCCACTGTAAATGAAAGATTTTATGCCCCGTTCCGCTTCAATGCGCTCCGCTTCCAAGTCAGCGTTCCCCCGCTCGCGTCGGCCCAAGCCTGAGTCCGTCCCTGCGTCCAAAAGAGACGCCGGAGCGGACGTGAATAACTCCGCTACCGCCGGGGAGTTGGACGCTGTCTGGGAACAAGTTGCTTCGGCACTGAAGGCCGAATTGGGCGAGGGCGTTTACGACCGTTGGTTTTCCTCGCTGCAACTCACCGGTCTGACTTCCAAAGCGCTGACCCTGGCCATCCCCAACAGCATTTATCAGGTGTGGATCGAGAGCAACTACGCCGCCCAAGTCCAAGCCGCATTGCTCACAGTCTTCGGCAGCCGCCGGGCCGTGGAGTTCGTTGTGGATAACTGCGGCTCCAAGACTGAGCCGGCCGCGCCCGCGTCGGAGGCCTCCGTGGCGGCGGCTCCGGAAAGCGAGATCGAGGAACCTCCGGATGCCAAAGGTCTCAATCCGCGCTACGTGTTCGACACCTTTGTCGTGGGGACCAATAGCGAGTTCGCCCATGCCGCCGCGCTGGCCGTGGCCAAGGCCCCCTCGCGCACCTACAACCCTCTTTTCATCCACGGCGGCGTCGGTCTGGGCAAAACGCACCTGCTGCACGCCATCGGTCACCACATCGCACGCAGCAAGCGCGGCGCCCGCATCGCCTACGTCCGCAGCGAGACCTTCACCAACGACTTCATCCAGGCCATCCAGACCAACGCGCTGGTCAAGTTCCGCAAACGCTACCGCCAGGCCGATGTCCTCCTCATCGACGACATCCAGTTTCTTGGCGGCAAGGAGCGCTCCCAGGAAGAGTTTTTCCACACCTTCAATTCGCTTTTCGAGGGGCGCAAACAGATCGTCCTCTCCAGCGACCAGCCGCCGAGTGAAATCGCCCACCTCGAGCAGAGGCTGGTTTCGCGCTTCGAGTGGGGCCTCACCGCGGAGTTGCAGCCCCCGGACATGGAGACGCGCCTCGCCATCCTGCGCCGCAAGGCCGACATGCTGCAGGTCAAACTGCCCGCGCATGTTTTCGAATACCTGGCCCACCGTGTGAAATCGAACGTCCGCCGTTTGGAGGGCGCCCTCCTGCGCGTGGCCTCGTTCGTCTCCCTCAGCAGCCGCCCGCTCACCGACGAGTCGGTCGAGCACCTGTTGCGCGACATTCTGCAGGAGGAAGCCCGCCGCGCCGTGAGCATCGACCAGGTGCAGCGGAAAGTCGCCGAGCATTACGACGTGCGGTTGGCCGACATGACCAGCAAACGCCGCCCGGCCAACATCGCGTTCCCGCGCCAGATCGCCATGTTCATTTCGCGCCGCATCACCAAATCGTCGCTGCAGGAAATCGGCGAGGCTTTCGGCGGCCGCGATCACGGGACTGTGATCCACGCCTGCAAAACGGTGCAGGCGCGCATGGACAACGAGGAGAGTCTCCGCCAGGTGATCCGCTTCCTCGAGACTTCACTCCAAAGGTGAAGAAGGCTTTGACAGCCGGCAGGAATTTTCGGACATAGAACGCTCCGCCAACCGGCGCGGGAACTCCATCCAACCCATGAAATTCACCATCTCGCAGGAAGCTTTCGCCGAAGGGCTGCAAAACGCGGTCAGTGCGGTCAATCCCCGCAGCACGCTGCCCATCCTGTCCAATGTCCTGCTGCAAGCCGACGGCGACGAACTGACGCTCACCTCGACCGATCTGGATTTCACCGTGCGCACGAAGGTGCCCGCCAAGGTCGGCAAGTCCGGCGCGACCACGCTGCCGGCCAAGCGCCTGAGCACTCTGGTGAAAGATCTCCCGAAGACGGACATCGAGGTGGAGGTCGATCCCAAGAGCCTCGCCACCCTCAAGAGCGGTGCGGGCGTTTATAAAATTTTCGGTCTGCCCGAGGCGGAATTTCCCGGGATGCCGGCGTTCGACGGTTCGGTCGAGTTCAAGCTCAAGTCGGCCGACCTGAAAGACGGCTTGCGCAAAACGCACTACGCCATTTCCCTCGACGAGACCCGCTACGTCCTCAACGGCATCTTTTTCTCCTTCAAGGGCGACAAGCTCACCCTCGTGGCCACCGACGGGCGCCGCCTCGCCCTGGCCGAGGTCAATGATCTCGAGATACCGCCCAGCCAGGAGCGCGAATTCATCGTCCGCACCAAGGCGATCTCCGAGTTGATGCGCGCCCTCAAAGACGACGGCGACGTTGTCGTGCGCCTGGCGCAGAACATGGTGCAGTTCGATTGCGGTCCTACGACGCTGATCTCCAAACTCGTCGAAGGCAATTACCCGAACTACGTGCAGGTGATCCCCACGAAGGTCAACGAGCGCGTCACTGTGGAGCGCGAGTCGCTGCTCAACGCCGTCCGCCGCGTTTCGTTGCTCAACACCGAGAAAACGGCTTCCGTCCGCCTCAGCTTCTCCAAGGGCAATCTCGACATCACATCGAACACTCCCGAGGTCGGCGAGGCGCGCGAAGCGCTGGCCGTGAGCTACAAGGGCAAGGACATTTCCATCGCATTCAATCCGGAATTTCTCATGGCCCCGCTGCGGTATCTCAACGAGGACGAGGTCCATTTCGAGCTGATCGACGACATCAGTCCCGGCGTCATCAAGATCAACGCGCCCTTCGTTTACGTGCTCATGCCCATGCGGGTGGGGGCCTGACTCATTTGCGGCGCGTGAAACCGCGTTTTTTCGCCGTCGCTCTGCTCGTTCTTTGCGCCTCCGGCGCGCACGGGGAAGGCGTGAAGCTGGATGATGCCGAAGCCGCGCGCATCGGCCAAAGGATCTGGCGCAACGAGTGCGCCGGCACACGCGACGGGCTGACCTCCTGGAACAAGGGCGAGGATTTCGCCTCGCTCGGCATCGGCCATTTCATCTGGTATCCGCAGGGCAAACGCGGTCCCTTCAAGGAAAGTTTCCCCGCGCTGCGCGATTATCTCGCCGCCAACGGCGTGAAACTTCCCGCGTGGCTCGCCTCGGCCAAGTCTTGCCCGTGGCCCGACCGCGCGTCGTTCATGGCCGACTTCCGGTCCGATCGAATGGAACAGCTCCGCGCTTTGCTTGCATCGACGGTCGGACAACAGGCCCGCTTCGCCGCGCTGCGCCTGGAATCGGCCCTGCCGCAAATGCTTTCCGCAGCGCCCGCGCCGGAGCGCGAAAAAATCCGCGCGAACTTTTACCGCGTGGCCAATGCGCCCGGTGGTCTTTATGCGCTGATGGATTACGTGAATTTCAAAGGCGAGGGAACTTCGCCGACCGAGCGTTACCAGAGCGAAGGGTGGGGTTTGCTCCAGGTTCTCGCGGGCATGCCCGACAGCGGATCGCCGACCGCCGCCTTCTCGCAGAGCGCGGACCGCGTCCTGACCCGCCGCGTGCAACTCTCGCCGCCGGCCCGCGGTGAAAGCCGCTGGCTTCCCGGTTGGCGCAACCGCGTCGCCACCTACGCGCCGTGACCCGCGACGAGGTTGTCGATATCCTCGGGCGCATCGGTTTGCTCCTCGAGTTGCAGGGGGAGAATCCCTTCAAAATCCGCGCCTACCAAAATGGCGCGCGCGCGCTGGAAATGCTCGAGGGAGATCTCGGCACGCTCGTCCGCGAAGACAAACTCAAAGGCATCCCGGGCATCGGGGAGGCCCTGCGCGAAAAGATCACCGCTCTCGTCACCACCGGCAAGCTTCCCTACTACGACGATCTGCGCGCACAGTTCCCGCCGAAGTTGTTCGAGTTGTTCGATGTCCCGGGGCTCGGACCGAAGAAAATCAAAGCCCTCTACGAGAGGCTCGACGTCGCGTCTTTCGCCGACCTCGAAAAAGCGTGCAAGGACGGCAAAGTGGCCGGCCTCGAGGGTTTCGGCGCCAAGACCCAGGAGAAACTTCTCCATGCGCTCGACACGCTCAAACAGGGGGCGGGGCGCCATCTTGCCGCCGTCGCGGCCTCGGCATCCCGGGAACTTCTCGATGATCTCCGCGCGCACCCCGATGCCATCCGTTTGTCATCCGGCGGCAGCACGCGCAGGCGGAACGAAACGGTGCATGACATCGACATCATCGTTTCGACGAAAAATCCCGACGCCATTTCCCGCGCTTTCCGCGAGCATCCGCTGGTCGAGCGGGTCCTTGCCGCCGGCGACACCAAGTCGAGCGTGATGCTGAAAGGCGGTTTGCAGGCCGACCTGCGCGTGGTGTCCGACGACGAATATCCTTTCGCGCTGATGTATTTCACCGGCAGCAAGGAGCACAACATCGTGCTCCGCGGGCTCGCGCAGGACCGGGGATGGACCCTCAACGAGTATCGCCTCGCGCCCGCGAAGAAAGGTGCGCCGCGGATTCCGGAAATCTCCGAGGAGAGCGACATCTACAAGCTGCTCGGCTTCGATTACATCGAACCGGAATTGCGCGAGA
This region includes:
- the nadB gene encoding L-aspartate oxidase → MEKFDHIVIGSGIAGLTYALKAAGSGTVALVTKRSKAATNTAWAQGGVACVTSPEDSFELHIKDTLDAGAGLCHRDIVETVVREGPDRIKELIELGMSFDLRERPDGITELDLGREGGHSKRRVLHAQDFTGLEIENTLLAAVDKHPSIRVMEDHMAIDLITTGKLGYAIEDRVVGVYVLDEKSGEVLTLRSDRIILATGGCGKVYLYTTNPDIASGDGVAMAWRAGAAVSNMEFVQFHPTCLFHPEAKSFLISEAVRGEGGVLVDEKGEPFMDRYHALKSLAPRDIVARAIDAEMKKTGAKCVFLDITHKPREFLQARFPKIYETCAGLGIDIAKQPIPVVPAAHYQCGGVKTNEHGETTLRGLFAVGEVACTGLHGANRLASNSLLEALVFANRAVLKATKNHKPADDIQLPEWRPGSVTDVDELVVIYHNWDEIRRLMWDYVGIVRTDKRLQRAATRLRNLQKEVQEFYWNFKVTTDLLELRNLVTVAALIVDCALSRKESRGLHYTLDYPETGSPFARDTVMRRA
- a CDS encoding pantoate--beta-alanine ligase; translation: MRTLGTIAETVEFRRTCRPPVVLVPTMGALHAGHAALVDAARRHAGASGTVVVSIFVNPTQFGPAEDFSKYPRTPGEDLRLCQGHGADAVFAPSAEEMYPPGDSTFVDETALSRGLCGSARPGHFRGVCTVVAKLFNILRPDAAIFGEKDYQQLAIIRRMVRDLFFGIEIIAHPTVREADGLALSSRNRYLAPDQRERASRFPAALQQAAKERRPSEILATAARLIEDGTGSRPQYVEVVDAGTLEPVGTLDRPAVLAAAVKIGETRLIDNVRLAPSHGKI
- the argA gene encoding amino-acid N-acetyltransferase, with the protein product MNVSDLREILQYVPRFREKIFVVSVDGEVAASPNFANILLDLAVLRSLSIRVVLVHGASHQIQEASKKAGFAPSNTDGTGITDEATLDVSIDAAMRLTHEILEGLASVDLRAAYANAVIAHPAGILGGIDQGFTGRIERVDVKCLHMLLNEGIIPVMPPLGFDGEGHTYRVNSDHAASELAEALQAAKIIYLSADAKSPAGRALPRQLSIAEAEELSKKRKAGEAANLYSKIDYGAKACRQGVPRVHILDGHANEALLDEVFSNEGIGTMIYSNEYQQIRKIFKKDVRAIMALIRQSMANEELVRRTRTEILEQMQDYWVLEIDGKLMGCVALHVYPEEGCGELACLYVLKDHENEGHGRKLMAFTENLAREKSLKRLFALSTQAYKYLQIKGGFQEASPDDLPAARKKKYDTAGRQSKVLVKDLG
- the dnaA gene encoding chromosomal replication initiator protein DnaA produces the protein MRSASKSAFPRSRRPKPESVPASKRDAGADVNNSATAGELDAVWEQVASALKAELGEGVYDRWFSSLQLTGLTSKALTLAIPNSIYQVWIESNYAAQVQAALLTVFGSRRAVEFVVDNCGSKTEPAAPASEASVAAAPESEIEEPPDAKGLNPRYVFDTFVVGTNSEFAHAAALAVAKAPSRTYNPLFIHGGVGLGKTHLLHAIGHHIARSKRGARIAYVRSETFTNDFIQAIQTNALVKFRKRYRQADVLLIDDIQFLGGKERSQEEFFHTFNSLFEGRKQIVLSSDQPPSEIAHLEQRLVSRFEWGLTAELQPPDMETRLAILRRKADMLQVKLPAHVFEYLAHRVKSNVRRLEGALLRVASFVSLSSRPLTDESVEHLLRDILQEEARRAVSIDQVQRKVAEHYDVRLADMTSKRRPANIAFPRQIAMFISRRITKSSLQEIGEAFGGRDHGTVIHACKTVQARMDNEESLRQVIRFLETSLQR
- the dnaN gene encoding DNA polymerase III subunit beta, with protein sequence MKFTISQEAFAEGLQNAVSAVNPRSTLPILSNVLLQADGDELTLTSTDLDFTVRTKVPAKVGKSGATTLPAKRLSTLVKDLPKTDIEVEVDPKSLATLKSGAGVYKIFGLPEAEFPGMPAFDGSVEFKLKSADLKDGLRKTHYAISLDETRYVLNGIFFSFKGDKLTLVATDGRRLALAEVNDLEIPPSQEREFIVRTKAISELMRALKDDGDVVVRLAQNMVQFDCGPTTLISKLVEGNYPNYVQVIPTKVNERVTVERESLLNAVRRVSLLNTEKTASVRLSFSKGNLDITSNTPEVGEAREALAVSYKGKDISIAFNPEFLMAPLRYLNEDEVHFELIDDISPGVIKINAPFVYVLMPMRVGA
- the polX gene encoding DNA polymerase/3'-5' exonuclease PolX translates to MTRDEVVDILGRIGLLLELQGENPFKIRAYQNGARALEMLEGDLGTLVREDKLKGIPGIGEALREKITALVTTGKLPYYDDLRAQFPPKLFELFDVPGLGPKKIKALYERLDVASFADLEKACKDGKVAGLEGFGAKTQEKLLHALDTLKQGAGRHLAAVAASASRELLDDLRAHPDAIRLSSGGSTRRRNETVHDIDIIVSTKNPDAISRAFREHPLVERVLAAGDTKSSVMLKGGLQADLRVVSDDEYPFALMYFTGSKEHNIVLRGLAQDRGWTLNEYRLAPAKKGAPRIPEISEESDIYKLLGFDYIEPELRENRGEFEAAKNHKLPDLVKLENIRGTFHCHTRASDGRNTLAEMAAAAQELGLEYLGIADHSKASFQANGLDAARLKKQVAEIEALNADLDGFRIFSGTECDILKDGKLDFPDPVLARLDYVVASVHSSFTLGEAEMTKRLIRAMENPHVTMLGHMTGRLLLRRESYAVNIPAVLDAAAETGTFVELNADPHRLDLDWRWWRLAVEKGVKCVINPDAHSTEGLQNLWFGVGSARKGWLTKNDVVNCLPLKKVIPVLEAKRRGNRP